One Silene latifolia isolate original U9 population chromosome 4, ASM4854445v1, whole genome shotgun sequence DNA segment encodes these proteins:
- the LOC141653530 gene encoding scarecrow-like protein 6 — MMGSGFHNLQVEGLVVEQEQIGGIPHISDVIWKKGIKKESIESEPTSVLDHRCSPNSPNSASTRSSSINGGGGGGVQMQDLEGLTVGGEGSLLPWFMGQVDDPGVSLKNLLQSETSFGFDGYGGIGTSVHSSNVENFTNFGGNLGVGGLGFCSSGFDCNVNVKVGEQLRISDEKPQVVNPQFGFGEQEDLSIQNPNYYAGSLGYSQVEVGYPFPPPPMKRHNYGPLGPPDHSFVQVSPGSLLRERHDDVLMPMAPLNYPESMDQDKDSQLYVLRDQLIKVSEMFQTGNFALAQVILARLNQQASLSRNSLVGGAALCVKEELEKLMSVNGMPGVPPPPKSLGLDDVIHKISAYKLFSEVSPVMQFLDFTCTQVFLEALEDAKNTIHILDFDIGCGSMWASFIRELPLRKNGAPFLKITVLASTSSHHPFELALICDNILEFATEYGVSVDIKVLNLDLFDSGSCSFPGFQLLENEVVAVKFPIWACSHCPFLLPPLVSFIKQCSPKVVMSFDRGGDRCELAFPSHILHALNSCSSILESLNGSRVPAEIITKIDTYLIRPSVERIIEGRIYAPDKMQANKGPNWRRLFPSSGFAPSTLSNMTEYQAHELVTKLSVKGFNVEKRGASIVLRWLSHELVGGFAWSC; from the exons ATG ATGGGAAGTGGTTTCCATAATTTGCAAGTTGAGGGTTTGGTGGTGGAACAAGAACAAATTGGTGGAATTCCTCACATTTCTGATGTAATTTGGAAAAAGGGTATTAAAAAGGAGTCAATTGAGAGTGAACCCACATCTGTTTTGGATCATAGGTGTAGTCCGAACTCTCCGAATTCTGCATCTACTAGGTCATCCTCCAttaatggtggtggtggcggtggggtTCAAATGCAAGATTTGGAAGGTTTGACTGTTGGTGGTGAAGGGTCTCTTCTCCCTTGGTTCATGGGCCAGGTTGATGATCCTGGTGTGAGTTTAAAAAATCTTCTTCAAAGCGAAACTTCTTTTGGATTTGATGGTTATGGTGGGATTGGAACATCAGTTCACTCTTCGAATGTCGAGAATTTTACGAATTTTGGTGGGAATTTAGGTGTTGGTGGTTTAGGGTTTTGTAGTTCTGGGTTTGATTGCAATGTTAACGTGAAGGTTGGGGAACAGTTGAGGATTAGTGATGAGAAGCCTCAGGTTGTGAACCCACAATTTGGATTTGGTGAACAAGAGGACCTTAGcattcaaaaccctaattactaTGCGGGTTCTTTGGGTTATAGCCAGGTTGAAGTAGGTTACCCCTTTCCACCACCACCTATGAAGCGGCATAACTATGGTCCGCTTGGTCCTCCTGACCATAGTTTTGTTCAGGTTTCCCCAGGTTCGTTGTTGCGTGAGCGTCATGATGATGTACTTATGCCCATGGCTCCTCTTAACTATCCGGAATCAATGGACCAGGATAAAGATTCTCAACTTTACGTTCTTCGTGACCAACTCATTAAGGTGTCGGAAATGTTTCAAACTGGAAACTTTGCTCTCGCCCAAGTGATATTGGCCCGGCTCAATCAACAAGCATCACTTTCAAGGAATTCCCTTGTAGGAGGTGCTGCTCTCTGTGTCAAGGAGGAATTGGAAAAGCTCATGTCCGTGAACGGCATGCCTGGAGTTCCTCCACCTCCTAAAAGCCTCGGCCTGGATGATGTAATTCATAAAATAAGTGCATACAAGCTTTTTTCCGAAGTGTCTCCTGTTATGCAGTTTCTGGACTTCACTTGTACTCAGGTTTTTTTGGAAGCTCTTGAAGATGCTAAGAATACTATCCACATATTGGATTTTGATATTGGTTGTGGCTCCATGTGGGCATCTTTCATTCGTGAGCTTCCACTCAGGAAAAACGGCGCCCCTTTTCTGAAAATTACAGTCCTTGCCTCTACTTCATCACACCATCCATTCGAACTCGCTCTCATATGTGATAATATTCTGGAATTTGCTACTGAGTATGGAGTTTCTGTAGACATTAAGGTCCTGAACTTGGATTTGTTTGACTCGGGATCTTGTTCATTTCCGGGTTTCCAACTCTTGGAAAATGAAGTAGTTGCCGTCAAATTCCCTATTTGGGCATGTTCTCATTGCCCATTTCTACTACCTCCACTTGTTTCCTTTATAAAGCAATGCTCTCCCAAGGTTGTGATGAGTTTCGATAGGGGTGGTGATCGTTGTGAATTGGCCTTCCCATCACACATCCTCCATGCCTTGAATTCATGCTCTAGTATCTTAGAATCACTTAATGGTTCAAGAGTACCAGCAGAAATCATCACCAAGATTGATACTTACCTGATTCGCCCTTCAGTTGAACGAATCATAGAAGGCCGCATCTATGCCCCGGACAAGATGCAGGCAAACAAGGGTCCCAATTGGAGGAGACTTTTCCCATCTTCAGGGTTCGCTCCTTCGACCTTGAGTAATATGACTGAGTACCAGGCTCATGAATTGGTGACCAAGCTTTCAGTGAAGGGGTTCAATGTAGAAAAACGAGGAGCGTCTATTGTACTCCGCTGGCTGAGTCATGAGCTTGTAGGTGGATTTGCGTGGAGTTGCTGA